A region of Rhinoraja longicauda isolate Sanriku21f chromosome 1, sRhiLon1.1, whole genome shotgun sequence DNA encodes the following proteins:
- the hspb3 gene encoding heat shock protein beta-3, whose protein sequence is MEEGIVRHWTATPVRYQHKLAGRDVTECKLDHLLFALPGPARRTGRENKLSVKEKTKSVEATEAAKSFQIMLDVVQFRPEDIMIQVFEGWLIIRAQHGRRMDEHGFISRSFTRQFPLPVDVQTKDLSAMLCHDGILVVETKP, encoded by the coding sequence ATGGAAGAAGGAATTGTAAGACACTGGACTGCTACGCCTGTTCGCTACCAGCACAAGTTGGCGGGACGAGATGTTACAGAATGCAAACTGGATCACTTGTTATTTGCCTTACCAGGTCCGGCGAGAAGAACTGGGAGAGAGAATAAACTCTCTGTCAAAGAAAAAACAAAATCAGTGGAAGCCACGGAAGCTGCAAAGTCATTTCAAATCATGTTGGATGTCGTGCAATTCCGTCCAGAAGATATCATGATCCAAGTGTTTGAAGGATGGCTTATCATCAGGGCCCAGCATGGGCGAAGAATGGATGAACACGGCTTTATTTCTCGAAGTTTTACAAGGCAGTTTCCACTACCAGTTGATGTACAGACCAAAGATCTTTCTGCAATGTTATGTCACGATGGCATTTTGGTAGTGGAGACAAAG